One Actinomycetota bacterium genomic window carries:
- a CDS encoding 4Fe-4S binding protein, translating to MSGKEDYARLRELLHGMPGGFPATESGVEMRILAKLFSPEDAETAVCLEREPLPPSEIARRLGTGEAEAAERLASMASRGLIYREGEVGEARYRLEQFIVGIYEYNLGSMDRELAEMVEEYIPHIGLAMAGAETLQTRFVPVGSAVEVGHAVATHDHIRELVRGHDTLGVKECICRKQQRLLGRGCHNPPEICLMFGDFARYHLENGWPGRRIDVGEALRLLDRSEELGLVLLAENARDIRFVCSCCTCCCSGLRIMKALPNPGEILHSNYRPLLDERPCDGCGACVERCPMEAVTVDSGSAAIELKRCIGCGLCVASCPRGAISLAQREDFKAPPPDTRETMRRILVERGII from the coding sequence GTGTCGGGTAAGGAAGACTACGCGAGGCTGCGGGAGCTGCTGCACGGTATGCCGGGGGGATTCCCCGCCACCGAGAGCGGGGTGGAGATGCGCATCCTCGCGAAGCTCTTCTCCCCCGAGGACGCGGAGACGGCCGTGTGCCTCGAGCGAGAGCCGCTCCCTCCTTCCGAGATCGCGCGCCGGCTGGGGACAGGCGAGGCGGAGGCGGCGGAGAGGCTCGCCTCCATGGCCTCCCGGGGCCTGATCTACCGGGAGGGAGAGGTAGGAGAGGCCCGCTACCGGCTGGAGCAGTTCATCGTGGGCATCTACGAGTACAACCTCGGCTCCATGGACCGCGAGCTGGCGGAGATGGTCGAGGAGTACATACCCCATATCGGTCTGGCCATGGCCGGGGCCGAGACCCTGCAGACGCGCTTCGTGCCCGTGGGCTCGGCGGTGGAGGTCGGCCACGCCGTGGCCACCCACGACCACATCCGGGAGCTGGTGCGCGGGCACGATACCCTCGGGGTCAAGGAATGCATCTGCCGCAAGCAGCAGCGCTTGCTGGGCCGTGGATGCCATAACCCCCCGGAGATATGCCTCATGTTCGGGGACTTCGCCCGCTACCATCTGGAGAACGGCTGGCCGGGCCGCCGCATCGACGTGGGCGAGGCACTGCGCCTGCTTGACCGCTCGGAGGAACTGGGGCTGGTGCTCCTGGCCGAGAATGCCCGCGATATCAGGTTCGTCTGTTCCTGCTGCACCTGCTGCTGCTCGGGTCTGAGGATCATGAAGGCTCTCCCCAACCCGGGAGAGATCCTGCACTCCAACTACCGTCCCCTGCTCGACGAGCGCCCGTGCGACGGCTGCGGCGCATGCGTGGAGCGCTGTCCCATGGAAGCTGTGACCGTGGACAGCGGATCAGCGGCCATCGAACTCAAGAGGTGCATCGGCTGCGGGCTGTGCGTCGCGAGCTGCCCGCGAGGGGCCATTTCCCTGGCACAGAGGGAGGATTTCAAGGCGCCTCCCCCGGACACGCGGGAGACCATGCGCCGCATCCTCGTCGAGCGTGGGATTATCTGA
- a CDS encoding energy-coupling factor ABC transporter permease, translating to MHIPDGFLNTGVSVVTGVAAAGAVGYGLHKAREELDERSVPMLALCAAFIFAAQMLNFPIAGGTSGHFLGGALAAVLLGPWLGGLVIALVLLVQCLGFADGGLTALGANIFNMALIGTILIYYVFYGLKSLLPRGRTYFLAATGFSAWLSVVLASGACAIQLAISGTSPLSVALPAMLGIHALIGIVEGAITVLVVGVVLAVRPDLVRTHDYRPVAASYSEAEVSR from the coding sequence ATGCATATTCCGGACGGCTTCCTCAACACCGGCGTGAGCGTGGTCACCGGGGTGGCGGCGGCGGGGGCCGTGGGCTACGGGCTGCACAAAGCCCGTGAGGAGCTCGACGAGAGGTCCGTGCCCATGCTGGCGCTCTGCGCCGCCTTCATCTTCGCGGCCCAGATGCTCAACTTCCCCATCGCGGGAGGGACCAGCGGACACTTCCTGGGAGGCGCCCTGGCGGCGGTGCTGCTCGGGCCGTGGCTGGGAGGGCTGGTCATAGCCCTGGTGCTGCTGGTGCAGTGCCTGGGGTTCGCGGACGGCGGACTCACGGCCCTGGGCGCCAACATCTTCAACATGGCCCTCATCGGAACCATCCTCATCTACTACGTCTTTTACGGTTTGAAATCCCTGCTCCCCAGGGGAAGGACCTATTTTCTGGCCGCCACCGGGTTCTCGGCGTGGCTGTCGGTGGTCCTCGCATCTGGAGCATGCGCCATCCAGCTGGCCATCTCCGGTACCTCGCCCCTGAGCGTGGCTCTCCCCGCCATGCTGGGCATCCACGCCCTCATCGGCATCGTGGAGGGAGCGATAACCGTGCTCGTGGTCGGAGTGGTGCTGGCGGTGCGGCCCGACCTCGTGAGGACGCACGATTACCGGCCCGTTGCGGCAAGCTACAGCGAAGCGGAGGTGAGCCGGTGA
- a CDS encoding PDGLE domain-containing protein, with product MKARDKSILVFTLAGLALAVALALIVSPWASSSPDGLEKVAEDKGFLEKAEETDPAWEGAPIPDYAFPGFTQKSVDEETGEVVEEPTRLATALAGLVGTVGIFLLAWGLALALKKKGGAGARSVGGPALE from the coding sequence ATGAAAGCACGCGACAAGAGCATCCTCGTTTTCACCCTTGCGGGTCTGGCGCTGGCGGTGGCCCTGGCGCTCATCGTGTCCCCCTGGGCCTCATCCTCTCCGGACGGTCTGGAGAAGGTCGCCGAGGACAAGGGGTTCCTGGAGAAGGCCGAGGAGACCGACCCGGCGTGGGAGGGCGCTCCCATCCCGGATTACGCCTTTCCCGGCTTCACGCAAAAGTCGGTGGACGAGGAGACCGGCGAGGTGGTCGAGGAACCCACCCGGCTCGCCACCGCGCTGGCCGGCCTGGTGGGCACGGTGGGCATCTTCCTCCTCGCCTGGGGGCTTGCCCTGGCGCTGAAGAAGAAGGGCGGAGCGGGAGCGCGGAGCGTCGGCGGTCCCGCCCTGGAATGA
- the cbiQ gene encoding cobalt ECF transporter T component CbiQ, with the protein MKHVFLDEYSDLRSPVHRLDPRAKLVGFIALIVICVSTPPDRYAAFAAYLGLELALVALSRLPWRHVLKRALVVLPFILVVALFLPFFSRGGGSYNLGPLTVSAHGLLVLWNVAAKSTVSVLAVILLSSTTPFPDLIKGMERLKVPSLITATLSFMYRYVFVLMDELQRMRRARDSRGWSGRWFWQSRVIGHMIAALFLRSYERGERVYAAMLARGYDGKTRTVYLYALGAMEVGFVSMLVLFPLGARLIS; encoded by the coding sequence GTGAAACACGTTTTCCTTGACGAGTACAGCGACCTGCGCAGTCCCGTCCACCGGCTCGACCCCCGGGCCAAGCTGGTGGGCTTCATCGCGCTCATCGTCATCTGCGTCTCCACCCCTCCCGACCGCTACGCCGCCTTCGCTGCCTACCTGGGTCTGGAGCTGGCCCTGGTGGCGCTCTCTCGCCTGCCCTGGAGGCACGTGCTCAAGCGCGCCCTCGTCGTGCTCCCCTTCATCCTGGTGGTGGCCCTTTTCCTCCCCTTCTTCAGCAGGGGAGGCGGCAGCTACAACCTGGGGCCCCTCACCGTCTCCGCCCACGGCCTGCTGGTGCTGTGGAACGTGGCCGCCAAATCCACGGTGAGCGTGTTGGCGGTGATCCTGCTCTCCTCCACCACCCCCTTTCCGGACCTCATTAAGGGAATGGAGAGACTCAAGGTCCCGTCCCTTATCACCGCCACCCTCAGCTTCATGTACCGCTACGTCTTCGTGCTCATGGACGAGCTGCAGCGCATGCGGCGCGCCCGCGACTCGCGGGGCTGGAGCGGGAGGTGGTTCTGGCAGTCCAGGGTCATAGGACATATGATCGCCGCCCTCTTCCTGCGTTCCTATGAGCGGGGAGAGAGGGTTTACGCCGCCATGCTCGCGAGGGGATACGACGGGAAAACGCGCACCGTCTATCTTTACGCCCTCGGGGCCATGGAGGTCGGCTTCGTATCCATGCTGGTGCTCTTCCCCCTGGGGGCGAGACTGATATCATAG
- a CDS encoding ABC transporter ATP-binding protein, whose translation MHHRPAVEITNLRYSYPDGTVALRGVDLLIEEGESVGIVGPNGAGKSTLLLHLNGILVGEGEVRIFGLPVEKKNLREIRRRVGLVFQDPDDQLFSPTVFDDVAFGPMNMGLSKEEVAAAVSRALEEVGIAGMERRSAYHLSYGQKKRAAIATVLSMNPDLLVLDEPSSNLDPRARNEFSQLLQGMRITKILVTHDLPFVFENCERVVVMSKGMIMADGDAFSVFSDETLLAEYGLELPYGFYPVPRGKESEAGRREAEG comes from the coding sequence ATGCATCACCGACCGGCGGTGGAGATAACGAACCTGCGCTACTCCTACCCCGACGGCACGGTGGCCTTACGGGGAGTGGACCTGCTCATCGAGGAAGGCGAATCGGTGGGCATCGTGGGTCCAAACGGGGCGGGGAAATCCACCCTCCTGTTGCACCTCAACGGCATCCTGGTCGGGGAGGGCGAGGTGCGCATCTTCGGCCTGCCGGTGGAGAAGAAGAACCTGCGGGAGATCAGGCGCCGGGTCGGTCTGGTCTTCCAGGACCCCGACGACCAGCTCTTCTCCCCCACCGTGTTCGACGACGTGGCCTTCGGCCCCATGAACATGGGGCTCTCGAAGGAAGAGGTGGCGGCGGCCGTCTCCCGGGCACTGGAAGAGGTGGGCATCGCGGGCATGGAGAGGCGTTCCGCCTACCACCTGAGCTACGGCCAGAAAAAACGCGCCGCCATCGCCACCGTGCTCTCCATGAACCCCGACCTCCTGGTGCTGGATGAGCCCTCCAGTAACCTGGACCCCCGGGCGCGCAACGAGTTCTCGCAGCTCCTGCAGGGGATGAGGATCACCAAGATCCTGGTCACCCACGACCTTCCCTTCGTCTTCGAGAACTGCGAGCGCGTGGTGGTGATGAGCAAGGGGATGATCATGGCGGACGGCGACGCCTTTTCCGTCTTCTCCGACGAAACCCTGCTCGCAGAGTACGGGCTGGAGCTGCCGTACGGGTTCTATCCCGTGCCGCGGGGGAAGGAAAGCGAGGCGGGGCGGCGCGAGGCGGAGGGGTAA
- a CDS encoding radical SAM protein, whose translation MGGMKGCPLCGEGNRPVAGALGMCADCARAGGEAVEEMIERAHAGARAAFGMPALPPVSPGGASCHMCGNACAMWEGERGYCGLRLVRNGRIAHLAGTARSGVVEYYHDPLPTNCVADWVCAGNGDRGRNNLAVFLGACTFDCLFCQNAQYRMLTACLAPAHAPRDLADAADETTGCVCWFGGDPSAQMPFALRASELILDRRRGEVHICWETNGSMHPAFLRRAMDMSLASGGCVKFDLKAFDPSLHRALCGASNRRTLENFAAAASRVRERPHPPPLVASTLMVPGYVEADEVGRIAAFIAGLDRDIPYSLLAFHPQHAMRDLPVTGRRQAEECLAAARAAGLTRVHIGNLHLLR comes from the coding sequence ATGGGCGGGATGAAGGGCTGTCCGCTCTGCGGAGAGGGAAACCGTCCCGTGGCGGGAGCCCTGGGGATGTGTGCCGACTGCGCGCGCGCCGGCGGCGAGGCCGTCGAGGAGATGATAGAGCGGGCGCACGCGGGCGCGCGTGCCGCCTTCGGGATGCCCGCGCTTCCCCCCGTCTCCCCCGGGGGAGCGTCGTGCCACATGTGCGGGAACGCCTGCGCGATGTGGGAAGGGGAGAGGGGATACTGTGGGCTGCGCCTGGTAAGGAATGGCAGGATAGCCCACCTCGCGGGGACGGCGCGGAGCGGGGTGGTCGAATACTATCACGATCCCCTGCCGACCAACTGCGTGGCGGACTGGGTGTGTGCGGGGAACGGCGACAGGGGCAGGAACAACCTCGCGGTCTTCCTCGGGGCCTGCACCTTCGACTGCCTGTTCTGCCAGAACGCGCAGTACCGCATGCTCACGGCCTGCCTGGCTCCCGCACACGCGCCGCGGGACCTGGCGGACGCGGCCGACGAGACCACGGGCTGTGTCTGCTGGTTCGGGGGCGATCCCTCCGCCCAGATGCCCTTCGCCCTCCGCGCCTCGGAGCTCATCCTCGACCGCAGGCGGGGGGAGGTGCACATCTGCTGGGAGACCAACGGCTCCATGCACCCCGCCTTCCTGCGCCGGGCCATGGACATGAGCCTGGCCAGCGGGGGCTGCGTCAAGTTCGACCTCAAGGCCTTCGACCCCTCGCTGCACCGCGCCCTGTGCGGGGCGTCCAACCGCAGGACCCTGGAGAATTTCGCCGCTGCCGCCTCGCGCGTGCGGGAACGCCCGCATCCCCCGCCCCTGGTCGCGAGCACCCTCATGGTGCCGGGATATGTGGAGGCCGACGAGGTGGGGCGCATCGCCGCCTTCATCGCGGGGCTGGACCGGGACATACCCTACTCCCTGCTGGCATTCCACCCCCAGCACGCCATGCGCGACCTGCCGGTGACGGGCCGCCGCCAGGCGGAGGAATGCCTGGCCGCCGCACGCGCAGCCGGGCTCACGCGGGTGCACATCGGCAACCTGCACCTGCTGCGCTGA